The following are encoded in a window of Megachile rotundata isolate GNS110a chromosome 2, iyMegRotu1, whole genome shotgun sequence genomic DNA:
- the LOC100876332 gene encoding ribosome biogenesis protein BMS1 homolog: MASESGETITHRTHRERNAGRKAEKKKAKKQHVEELSDKQKNPKAFTFNSAIKAERRFRRKQDIETKKQHIPLVDRTPVEPPPVLVAVVGPPKVGKSLVIQCLIKSYVRQPLTNILGPVTIVSGKKRRITFMECNNDINSMIDIAKVADLVLLLIDASFGFEMEIFEFLNICQVHGMPRIMGVLTHLDLIKNAKQLKRTKKTLKQRFWTEVYAGAKLFYLSGLLHDEYLRTEIKNLARFISVMKFRPLTWRSTHPYILADRVEDLTSPELIRQNPKVDRTISLYGYVRGVPLNKETSIHIPGCGDLKIKDVSFLPDPCPLPEELKKRALVEKERLIYAPFSGVGGIVYDKDAVYVELGGSHSHKEEDVGLVGALMNTQETLDQKLKHSELQLFSDTAPIKSQDINENFGNYVGETVIDNGRVRRKVLFSNTETAESSDNVSDESDHENNDEEESEEIQKSNDADEVEDNTELEEMHEDRGTKRKNKISRLENVKRKKQEAAIINSDPEDSDLDDTKEETDNVKTNTASTESNTTEVYHSLSKESDIAIKNKITEALSKLNSGLNKSNKRPDSDSESFDELSDTESRTGLEVYDSDKETDFQHETFEDKNYEENENENDDVEEEDVEMEDEEEDDEEMKGEETEDEEMEDEEEIADELKWKSNLVEKAKEAFENRQRNNKNLMKIVYGVYDKAYLQKQEVEDNEDGNDDEKEIGGIFRVVQEQQKQKIQEKEVQNQEESVFFTDTPRDWLAEENKVLVTNRFVTGKWKDSEDAEELLKLDDMDDEELYGDFEDLETNEKHEGEESKSSITDEKEERRKLLEKKKKLKEQFDSEYDNGETKTYYDELKLEVEKQSNLNKSEFDGVDDNVRVQLEGYRPGMYVRVEIETVPCELITHLDPTYPLIIGGLLHGEENIGYVQTRIKKHRWYSKILKSKDPLILSIGWRRFQTLPIFSKLEDNLKNRMLKYTPEHVACMAHFWGPITPQSTGVLAIQDVATRIPGFRIAATGSIVEMDKSTQIMKKLKLTGVPLKIYKKTAFIKDMFNSVLEVAKFESAKIKTVSGIRGQIKKAVSKPEGCFRATFEDKILLSDIVFCRTWYKVDVPKFYNPVTSLLLPPDEKNRWQGMKTTGQLKRERNIRVPANTDSMYTPIEREPKVFKPLVIPRSLQKELPYKDKPKLGPHSGLLPPKFRDNRVAVVREPKEEHVAKLMTMIRTNYVHKQRQLKQATKQRIAALRTRITAEEERKLKRQKELKKHVFRELSKLEKKNKR; the protein is encoded by the exons atggcgAGCGAATCGGGTGAAACGATAACCCACAGGACTCATAGAGAACGTAATGCTGGTCGTAAAGCGGAGAAAAAGAAAGCGAAGAAGCAGCATGTAGAAGAATTATCAGATAAACAAAAAAATCCAAAAGCGTTTACATTTAATTCTGCAATTAAAGCAGAGCGACGGTTTAGGCGGAAACAAGATATTGAAACAAAAAAGCAGCATATACCATTAGTTGATAGAACACCTGTAGAACCACCACCGGTTTTAGTTGCCGTCGTTGGTCCCCCAAAAGTAGGTAAATCATTGGTAATTCAATGTCTTATTAAAAGTTATGTAAGACAACCGTTGACCAACATACTTGGTCCAGTTACCATTGTTTCTGGTAAGAAACGAAGAATTACTTTCATGGAATGTAACAACGACATAAACAGTATGATAGATATCGCGAAAGTAGCAGATCTAGTGCTCCTCCTAATAGATGCATCTTTTGGTTTTGAAAtggaaatctttgaatttttaaatatttgtcaaGTTCATGGCATGCCTAGAATTATGGGTGTGTTGACGCATCtggatttaataaaaaatgcaaaGCAATTAAAGAGGACCAAGAAAACGTTAAAACAGAGGTTTTGGACAGAAGTTTATGCTggagcaaaattgttttatttgtcTGGATTACTTCATGATGAATATTTACGTacagagattaaaaatttggcaAGATTTATATCGGTAATGAAGTTTAGACCCTTGACATGGCGTTCCACGCATCCCTATATTCTTGCAGATAGAGTAGAAGATTTGACATCACCAGAATTAATAAGACAAAATCCAAAGGTTGATAGAACCATTAGTTTGTATGG GTACGTAAGAGGAGTTCCACTGAACAAAGAAACATCCATACATATTCCAGGATGTggcgatttaaaaattaaggatGTTAGCTTTTTGCCAGACCCGTGTCCTTTGCCAGAGGAACTGAAAAAACGTGCCTTAGTCGAAAAAGAACGACTCATTTACGCACCCTTTTCTGGAGTTGGTGGAATAGTTTACGACAAAGATGCAGTATATGTTGAATTAGGTGGCAGTCATTCTCACAAAGAAGAAGACGTGGGCTTGGTTGGAGCTTTAATGAATACGCAGGAGACGCTCgatcaaaaattaaaacatagCGAACTGCAGTTATTTAGTGACACTGCTCCGATAAAGTCGCaagatataaatgaaaattttgggaattatgtCGGAGAAACTGTAATCGACAATGGTAGAGTTAGAAGAAAGGTTTTGTTCTCTAATACTGAAACGGCAGAATCTTCCGACAATGTATCGGATGAGAGCGATCACGAAAATAACGACGAAGAAGAATCGGAAGAAATCCAGAAAAGTAACGACGCGGACGAAGTAGAAGATAATACTGAACTTGAAGAGATGCACGAAGATCGAGGtacgaaaagaaaaaataaaatatctcgaTTAGAAAATGTGAAACGTAAAAAGCAAGAGGCCGCGATAATTAATTCAGATCCGGAAGACAGTGATCTTGATGATACGAAAGAAGAAACTGATAATGTTAAAACCAATACCGCTTCAACGGAATCGAATACTACAGAAGTTTATCATTCTTTAAGTAAGGAATCTGATATcgctataaaaaataaaatcacggAAGCGTTAAGTAAATTAAATTCTGGCTTAAATAAATCTAACAAAAGACCAGATAGCGATAGTGAAAGTTTTGACGAACTTAGCGATACAGAGTCGCGAACTGGATTAGAAGTATACGATTCAGACAAGGAAACTGATTTTCAGCATGAAACTTTCGAAGATAAGAATTATGAAGAAAACGAAAATGAAAACGATGACGTAGAAGAAGAAGATGTAGAAATGGAAGATGAAGAAGAGGACGATGAAGAAATGAAAGGCGAAGAAACGGAAGATGAAGAAATGGAGGATGAAGAAGAAATTGCAGATGAATTAAAGTGGAAATCAAATTTAGTCGAGAAAGCAAAAGAAGCATTTGAAAATCGTCAACGAAACAATAAGAATCTAATGAAAATCGTGTACGGAGTATATGATAAAGCATACTTGCAAAAACAGGAAGTCGAGGATAATGAGGACGGAAACGATGATGAGAAGGAAATAGGTGGCATCTTTCGCGTAGTTCAAGAACAGCAAAAACAGAAAATACAGGAAAAAGAGGTACAGAATCAAGAAGAATCCGTATTCTTCACGGACACTCCACGAGATTGGTTGGCAGAAGAAAATAAGGTACTCGTAACGAATCGTTTCGTAACGGGAAAATGGAAAGACTCGGAAGATGCAGAGGAACTTCTGAAACTAGATGATATGGATGACGAAGAGTTGTACGGAGACTTTGAAGACTTGGAAACTAATGAGAAACACGAAGGTGAAGAATCAAAATCATCGATAACGGACGAGAAAGAAGAAAGGAGGAAGCTTttggaaaagaagaaaaagttgAAAGAACAATTTGATTCAGAGTACGATAACGGAGAAACAAAAACGTACTACGACGAGCTAAAATTAGAGGTGGAAAAGCAATCGAATCTGAACAAATCAGAGTTTGATGGAGTAGACGATAACGTCAGGGTACAGTTGGAAGGTTATCGCCCAGGTATGTACGTACGCGTCGAAATAGAAACAGTACCTTGCGAACTTATCACCCATTTAGATCCCACTTATCCATTGATTATCGGTGGGCTTTTACACGGCGAAGAGAACATAGGCTATGTACAAACAAGGATAAAAAAACATCGGTGGTATTCAAAGATACTGAAAAGCAAGGATCCATTGATACTGTCCATAGGTTGGAGACGATTCCAGACGTTACCAATTTTTTCGAAACTagaagataatttaaaaaacagaATGTTGAAATATACACCAGAACACGTTGCGTGCATGGCACATTTTTGGGGTCCTATTACTCCCCAGAGCACAGGAGTTTTGGCCATTCAGGATGTTGCGACTAGGATACCAGGATTTAGGATAGCGGCAACAGGTTCGATCGTAGAGATGGACAAGAGCACGCAAATCATGAAAAAGTTAAAACTCACTGGTGTTCCGTTAAAGATTTATAAAAAGACAGCATTTATTAAAGATATGTTTAATTCAGTGCTCGAGGTGGCAAAATTCGAGAGTGCTAAGATAAAAACTGTATCCGGTATACGCGGTCAAATAAAAAAAGCAGTATCAAAACCTGAAGGATGCTTCCGCGCCACGTTCGAGGATAAAATACTCTTGAGTGACATTGTCTTTTGCCGAACGTGGTACAAAGTGGACGTCCCAAAGTTTTATAATCCTGTAACATCGCTTCTGTTACCGCCCGACGAAAAGAATCGTTGGCAGGGAATGAAAACAACGGGTCAGTTGAAGAGGGAGAGGAATATACGCGTGCCAGCTAATACAGATTCCATGTACACGCCTATTGAGAGAGAACCGAAAGTATTTAAACCATTGGTAATTCCTCGAAGTTTACAGAAAGAGCTTCCGTATAAGGATAAACCAAAATTAGGACCACATTCTGGTCTACTGCCACCCAAATTCAGAGATAACAGAGTTGCTGTAGTGCGTGAACCAAAAGAGGAGCATGTAGCGAAATTGATGACGATGATCCGAACTAATTATGTCCATAAGCAACGACAGCTGAAACAAGCTACGAAACAAAGAATAGCGGCACTTCGAACTCGGATTACTGCGGAAGAGGAACGTAAACTTAAGAGacaaaaagaattgaaaaagcaCGTGTTCAGAGAACTTAGTAAATTGGAAAAAAAGAATAAACGGTAA